The nucleotide window CTCCTTCCACGTGTAAAACCCTCTGTCTGTTACCGTGGGTGATAACTACAGTATGAGATTCCCTGTTCACATGCACGTTAACAAATTCTTGCTCAACGGGAACTCTGTGACTACGGGGAAGTTTGGGAGCATCCGGAATCTGTAGCTTCATCTCAAACGTAATCACTGATTTCTCAATATCAGCAACCAGTGCTTCTGTGACGTATCGACCGAGTACAGTTGCAATATCTGGTATCTCCCCCTGTTGCTCTAGTTGTTTGACTATATTTTGGGTTGTCATTTGCCCCTCTATCTGAACAGTGGTTACATCGCCACCCCGGGCAAGCATGATACTCTTCTTCTCTCTGTTCACGGTGACGGAAATCAGGACTTCCTTTAAACCATCTGTTGTATCCCCTGATTCCTGCCTTGTCAATTCGGTATCTTGAAGTCCGCTGGTTTGTGGTGTTACATCGAGTATTTCTACAGATTTGTTATCGCTACTCTGATTTCCGAGTGGCTGTGTTCCTTTCGCTTCTGTGAACGGTTTTCCACTGTTGTCGTCGCCGACTGTGTGTGCTACACCCTCTACACTGGACTTCTCTGGCAAAGGAGAGGAAGGGAGTAAAGATAGTCAAGAAAGAGGACATGTAGCAAGCAAAGGCAGATGAAAAGGCAGATGACATGTGATGAGTTACACAGAATCAGGAGAAAGTGTGCAAATGTGGAAAGATGTTGAAATGGACAAATGTACCTTGGTCGTGGGAAAATGCAGGAAAACCATGAAAATCTGCTCATCAGTGAAAAAGACGGTGATTCTCCTGAGTCGTGAGGATGATGATAAAATGTGGCTCTGGCTGGGAAAATGTTAGCGTGGCTGAGAATGTCAGAATGAGTCAGTGAAAGAAGCAGAAAGTGCCATGTCCACAGAGGGAGAGAGGCCATGGACTGTATTAGGCAGAACCAGATGATAGATGCGTGAATTGTTGcatcaggttggaaaatcaCTGGGCAAAAGGTTTCTTCTACACAACCAAGAGTTCATACTTACAAAATTCGTTCAGTAGACTTTCTGCTACTTATTTCGTCAgtgcaataatgactggttttacTTCGCACTGAAGCTCACTGGAGGGCCTGAGATTATTGCACTAAAGAAGTAAGTAGCAGAAGGCCCCTACATATGGTTGGCTAGGTATCAACTCTTGGCAGTTTTGAAGAAACCTCTTACTCATATGATAGGTGTTTAAGAAATTCGAGTGACAGAAGAAATGACCAAGCATGCAGAAAATACAGTCCTCACTTCGGAGATATTTCCGGTAGATTGTCTCTCCTCCCTtctcctcatttgcatggcaATTTCAGCTCCACAGTTTGTCTGATTATCACACCAATGAGACACACATGAAGCCAGAGCCAGTAATACCAGAGCAAAATCTGTGaggttttattcattcatacctGAGTCACATACACCCGATGGTAAATGTAGAAAATACTGCTGCATGGTAACAACCAAAGTATATCATAATAGCGTCACCCACTACAAACATTGGTGCATAGAACACTTTAAACATATAGAGCGGTTGTAAATATTGCATTATACATACATAATTACAGATGCTAATACAGTATCAAACTTTATGCTTTTTTTCCACAAGTATCCTATCAAATGGCTTCAAAGAAAATAATACTTAATACTGAGggttttcaaaatcaaaatataaaACCGCAATCATGGTTGTATCATAAACTGCTTAAAACCTTATAATATTGCTTAAGTGTTGCCTCTAACTTTTGTGCAACTTGTCGATGTATGTCTTAAATACTGGCTTTAAATATGTGCTACTCTATCCCAACAATCCGTCGTCACCTCTTAGCGCCCTGTACATCCAAGTAAGCCTGACAGACAGTCTCCCCAGAAGCGTTCACAGCGTGACACGTGTAACACCCGTGGTCCCCCAGCCGCACGTTCAttatcaccatggtaaccagaaCCGTCCTGTCGTCCACACAACTTTCCTCGAAGGTCACATTCCCGCACTCCTTGACCTCTACGTCATCCTTGTACCACGTGACTTTGGGTAAGGGTATGCCTGCGACTTTACATTGGAAGTACACCGTGTGCCCTTCCATGGTGAGAATGTTCCGACAAGGACGAAGAATTTCGGGCGCAGCTCCATTGTCTTCTTTCTCCGTTATATGGGATGCTGGTGGGTATGGAAtggaaatgtgatttttttggtCACTTTTGTCGAATTGCTTCACTTTTATGTCATTTTCAGAATTTTGAATTTCATTCGAATACATTCAATTTAGTAATATTTACAAGAAATAGACTAGTACAAATATTGCATGCGAAATGTTTTTGCTCTTTTCCAAAATAGAAACGTGAAAGAAActttaagaaaacatttttgcTAAATATTTCTATAGAGTGATCTAGTGTTTAGATTAAAGCAAATGCCAACTTCAAAATGTTGATAGATGTATTCCTAAAGAGTTGTCAGTAGCATCTACAGAAAAGTTTTagtttgatgaaaaaaagatgaaagttCAGAAAATAAGGGGAAAGAAGACAGGGGACCGAGGAAAGGACTGGAGACGACAAGACAGGTCTTTGGGTCTAAAGAAGCACCGTTAAGTCTAAGGAGCACCGTTATAAACAAGGGAAAGTGTTATTTAGTGGAGCTCAAAGGTATATAACAATCCAGCAAGAGATCTCGACTACAAGAGATGTTAAAGTTGCAAAGAAATTACTGCAATTAAACTGCAGATGGTCTATCCACACAagcattcttcttcttctttatttccTCTATATTAGCGTTATTTCTAAGAAGATTCAAAGTGTAGCCTGCAAGTCTATGAAAATCACTCACTGCCTATAGCTGCCAGAAAAACCATCTACAGTATCAATCTATCGCTACACAAGGGTTACTTCTTCTTAATACCTTTGACGAGAAGTTGGGCAGTGCAGGCAGCTTGTCCGTAGTCGTTGTTCAGCTGGCACGTGTAGTCCCCTCCGTCCGAGGGTTGGACCTGCGTGATGACGATGCTTGCCGTGTTCTTTGATTGGTCGAAGACGACTTTCCTCCGCTGATCTGACTTGATCTCCGTCCCCATGTGAAGCCAGGTGACGTTTGGTGGAGGCGATCCGGTCACGACCGCGTCAAACCGCGCCGGGTCTCCCTCAGCCACTGCCGCGCTGCTCGGAAACTTGGCGAAGTTCGGCGACTCGCCGGTGACAAGCTTGACTTTCTGCCCGGGTGGGTAGACTAGGAGCTGCGCCGTACAAGCCGCCTCCCCGAAGTCGTTCCTGACCCTGGCTGTGTAGTCGCCGGAATCAGACTGCTGCACGCTTTCGATGAGCAAAACGTGCTGCCCTTTAGCCTTGTTACAGATGACTTCTCTGCGCTGGTCCTGCTCGAGCTCCTGACCGTTGTACTGCCATATGACAGTCGGCTCGGGGTTGCCGGAGACGACAACCTCGAACCTTGCGGTGCTGCCGTCCTCCACAGCTTGGCTCTCCAGCATGCTTGCAAAGTTCGGGGACTCTCCCTTCACCATCTTGACTTTCTGGCCTGGTGCAACTACGTGTAGCTCTGCGGTGCAGGCAGCTTCGCCGAACTGGTTGCCTACCCTGGCTGTGTACTTCCCTGCGTCAGCCTTCGTCAAGTTCTGAATGACCAAAACATGGTGGTGGTTAGCTGAGTCTACGCTGATCTGCCGACGGCCGTCTGGTTTCAACTCTTGTCCGTTATGCAGCCAGGCAACCACAGGTTCTGGGCTTCCCGTGACGATGGTCTCAAACTTAGCCGTACCGCCTTCTTCAATGGCCTGGGAGTCAGGCATCTTCCCAAAGTTGGGCGGTTCACCTTTCATTGTGCCAGTTTCAACAATTTGCTGGGATGTACCTTGAATCACAGTCATGCCCTGGTCACCTTGTACCATCATTTCCTGGCCACCTTGTACCATAGTGACTTGGCCACCTTGAACCGTGGTACCTTGGCCACCACCTTGTATCAACATTGTGCCCTGGCCACCACCTTGGACCACCATTCCTTGGCCAGTGTTCTGTTGCATCCCTCGTGCAGCCTGAACCCTTTGGCCAGCCGATATGATGCTCTGCGAGAGACCTTCCATACCGGGTTTACCCTGTGCAACTTGTACAGTTTGACCGGATCCCGTTACATTCTGCACTCCTTCTTGCACTATTGTGACTTTCTGGCCACGTGGGTACACCAGGATCTGAGCTGTACACTCGGCGATGCCGAAGTCGTTCTCGACTCTAGCTGTGTACTCGCCCGAGTCTgattcctgtacgttctgtatcACCAGGAGGTGAGATCGCGTCGCACTGTCAGCAGAAATCTGCCTTCTAGTATCTCCCTGTAGCTCAACCCCTCCAAACAGCCATGTTACTGTCGGCTCAGGAGTTCCACTGGTGACGATTTGGAGCTTTGCAACTTCGCCTTCCTCCACAGCCTGGCTTTCTAACATCTGCGCAAAGTTAGCAGCATCACCCTCTACCATAGCGCCCTGGCCTCCTTGTACCATCGTTACCTGGCCACCTTGTACCATCGTAACTTGACCACCATCTAACATGCTGCCCTGGCCACTGTGAACTGTCTGGCCCCGGATGACCTGTACTGTTTGGTCTCCTCCTGCTGCGGCCTGCACCCTTTGACCAGCGGATATGATACTCTGCGAGAGACCCTCCATACCAGCTTTACCTTGCACAACTTGTACAGCTTGACCGGCTGAACCCTGTGCAACTTGGACAGTTTGACCGGCTCCCGTCACATTCTGCACTCCTTCCTGCACTATAGTAACCTTCTGACCACGTGGGTAGACCAGAATCTGAGCTGTACACGCGGCGATGCCGAAGTCGTTCTGAACTCTAGCTGTGTACTCGCCTGAATCTgattcctgtacgttctgtatcACCAGGAGGTGAGACCTGCTGTCCATAGTGATCTGTCTTCTAGCATCTCCTTGCAGCTCAACCCCTCCAAACAGCCACGTTACAGATGGCTCAGGGGATCCGCTGGTGACGATTTCGAGTTTTGCAACTTCGCCTTCCTCCACCGCCTGGCTTTCCAACATCTGTGCAAAGTTCGGAGATTCTCCGTGAACCAGTTGTACCTGCTGGCCAGGTGCGTAAACGTGAAGGCTAGACGTGCAGGCGGCTTCTCCAAAGTCGTTCCTCACTTTAACAGTGTACTCCCCGTCATCTTCGCTTTGTACCTTTGGTATGACCAAAGCGTGTAGATGCCTCGCCTGGTCGTATTGCAGCTGCCTCTTCTGATCTGGCCTGATCTCTTTCCCGTTGTGATACCAGAAGACTTTCGGCTCAGGATTTCCGCTTACAACGATCTCTAGCCGTGCCGCGCTGCCCTCCTCAGCAGCCTTGCTTTCCAACATCTTCAAGAAATTCGGTGCCTCTCCTTGGACCAGCTTCACCTTCTGCCCAGGAGGCTGTACGAACAGCTGACCAGTACAGCCGCCCTCGCCGAACTTATTCATGGCTTTGCACGTATAGTTGCCTTGATCAGACGGCTGGACCTTCTCAAGTATCAGCGCGTAAATGTGCTGTTTGGCGTCTGCGATGATTTTCCTTCTCTGGTCAGCTTTGATTTCTACCCCGTTGAAGAGCCATGTTACAGTGGGTTCCGGAAAGCCACCCACCCCCACCTCCATCCTAGCCGTGCTGCCTTCTTCAACAACCTGCCCGCTCAACATCTTCGTAAAGTTAGGACCGTCTCCTTCTACTGTCTGCCGCTTTATCTGCTTCTCTTGGAAGAGAAGTTGAGCCGTGCACGCTGCTTCTCCTAACGCGTTTAAGACTTGAAGGGCGTAATCGCCGGAATCAGAAATCTCCAGCTTGGTGATGATTAATACACAGCGGCCTGTCTTCCTGTCGAGCTGAATCAGGTGGCGATTGTCTGCCTTGATCTGtacaccgttgtgcagccagaTCACTTTCGTGTCAGGAGAAACGTTAACGAACGCTTCAAACTTCGCCCGCTCCCCGAGCACAGCCGTCTGGCCTTGTAGTGTTTGTGTGAAGCTTGGTGCCGCCGTTGGACCGTCCACAGTTTCAGTGATCTTTGGGCCCGGTGCGGCAGCCATTGCTGCTTGCTGCACGACTTGATTGGTTTGTTGGCTGACCAGTGTTTCATCCACTGTAGAGTAAGGGAGTTTGGTCAGCTTTCTTCCATTCAGTATTTCTTCATGAAAACTTTAGATCTTCAACATGCGACAAAGCATGCATTAAGTCGTTGTCACACAGGTGACAAATGAGGCTTCTTGAAAGTTCCATGCAAAGATATAGATAGGACAGCTCCATGCAAAATAACGCAGCTTGAAATGCGCGTACGTCCTCGAGAAAAACAGGAAAAGAGATAGATGACACACGAAAAGGGAGTGGAGTCCTCAAAATGTCGCCATGCATTGTCAACGGTTCATCATGCAAAAACGCAAAAATTGCCAAACTTGTTCACTGCAAAATGTAGTATCTTTAATAGTTAAGATGGTTGTTGTGGAGATAAGGTGGTATATAATGGTTAGCACACACTGTTATTTCAATCCCTAACAGTAGAGTCGTCTCACCTTGTACAATGAGCTGCGCCTGGCTCTGCACCTGGCCTGCTGGGTTAGCCGCCTTGCACAGAATCACCCCCGAATCCTCCGGGAGACACTCCGCAATCACCAAGGAGTACACGTCTCCAAGACGCGACATCTTAAAGTCGGAAGTCTCCTTGAGCTCGGTGCCGTTCTTGTACCAGGTGACCTCGGGGTCGGGTCTGCCCTGGATGCGACACTCGAAGCGAGCGGACCTCCCTTCGGGAGTGGTCTGGTTCCGCAGGTCTTTGATGAAGGCGGGCGACACTTGTGCAGGTTTTACCAACTCTGCCTCCGTGTCAACCTCTGTAAAACCATAGAGCCACTGTCatatatcaaatacaaaaacacgTAACCTTAACACGATACAAACTTTacacagaacatacagaaatgAAGCAGTTGTCAAAATTTCCTATCTCAATGATCGTCTTTAGATCTGGGGCTATTGCTCGCGTGCTATAGagaaaatcttaactttattttttctgaataataaaataaatttACGAGCAATACAATCTATATATCCAATGTAATTTTGTGTAACTACAATATAACAGCTTTAACTTTGCAACCATATTTCTCATGCAGAATATCACGTCAAACCAAAGCCCGTGCAAAACCAAAGCAAGTATTTTATGCATGGCTTGCCAGAGCAGATGATCTTCATTGacaaatgaatgaaggaattcTAAAACATTTATTCCGAAATCTGGTTAATCCTTTTTTGCCTATGATTGCCAAGGCAGCTCGTTACTAACGTATAAAACTTTTTCAAGCTGGAGTGAAGTAACGACAGTAATAACAGTAAACTTTCAGTAATGAtacagtagatacatgtacaaaacacataCAGATGTGCCAATGGAATGACTGCACTACCTGTAGTAGACATGTACAATACACATGGCGTGCTATGATATGTTCTAGCATGAAGCACAAAGCAGAGAGTGAAGGCAGGAAAGTGAGTTACCTGGTAATGACTCGGACTACGAAAGAGGGGTGGGAAAATTCTACTAGATGAAAACGACTCggttttgaaagaaaaaggtCCGCCCGAGGGGAGGAGGAAAACTGCAACTCGTGGAAAATTATCGCTGCCAGAGAAGAGAGGGTTACCAAAAGAGAGGGAACATGTTTAGAAATTAGACAAGTTTACAAATACTAAGCAACGCATCTCGCAGTTAAAGAGATTCAAGCAATCGCTGGATGCGTCTACTACAGGTGAAAAGGAGAAAGTCCAAATCTAAAGCAGTATTGCATAGTTATGTCTATCAGAGGCTGTCGCCATGGAGACGGCATGACGACCATAAGCGGAGAAGCAGAGGCAAAATTAATGTTTCTACTTCTAGGATCATGAGAGAGGTGCAAGACTAGACACAGGGAATACATGGTGAAGCAGAGACGGGTGGAGATGCTTATAACATGGAGATCGGTTCCactagtgttttttttaatgatgtacATGGACGTATGTATATAGTAGCTTGTTGGGTGGACTTCTTCGGACTGTGATACGTTTCAACATTATCCAAATTTTGTTGTCATTTGCTGCAATCAGACCAGGTACATGTGTGTTACTCTGAAAGACAGTCATAATAAATGAAGTGTATGAACATATACTACTTTGTAGGTTGACGTTTTCTGATGGTTTCAATGATTTCATTCACACaagttttttgtcttttgctaTGATCAAATCAGGCATCACAGTAAGCTtgtgaaactggtgtgttactttGAAGGTTGGTGTTACTAATCAGTCTATACAAATGTAAGCACCAGTCTTTGCTTTAATGTTACGGTAGTGAAACAAGTTGCGGCAAGCGTGCAGATAAGGTGAAAGTATGGTCCTATCGTTACGGTCTTCAGGTGTTACTGAAAGTGAAAGCGAAGTGAAAGTTTCACTTCAGGTGTTCACAGGTGAGTGCGACTTACTCTCAACTTGCAGGTCGGCGGCGCACTGGTCCTCTCCAGCCGGGTTGACGGCGACGACCTTGTAGGTCCCGGCGTCTTCAGGGAAGGCTTCGCTGATGTTCAAGACGTGGTACTCGCCTTCCGACATCAGTTGGAAGTACTTGGACGGCTTGATGGGAGAGTCGTTACGGTACCACGTAACGTCAACCTCTGTGGATGGGACAGGAACaacagttcagcaccagggacagtgacAAAGTGCACATCTTGCAGCAGTTAGATAGCTTAAGATTCAGTACAATAGACAGGGACAGATAAGCAAGTGAACTAGAGATATGGTACCACTTAATGGCAAACTTTCGTCTATCAGTGTATCTAGTGGTCAGAATACCAGTCAATGTAAAGATACAGGGCTGCATAACGTCAACCTCTGTGGACGGGACAGGAACaacagttcagcaccagggacagggacaatATACTTTGCAGCACTTAAATAGCTTAAGACTCAGTACTATGGACAAACAGTGTATCTAGCTGTCAGCTTTACCAGTCAATTCATACACGCAGAGTTACGCTATAAAGTAACGTCAACCTCTGTGGACGGGAGGGGAACaggtcagcaccagggacagggattgTTGTTGTACACTTTGCAGCACAATGAGCTAAAGATTCAGTACTAGATATATGGTACCACGTAACGTCCACCTCTGTGGACAGGAGAACAACAGTTCAGGGACAGGGAAGTTTTGTTGTACAGCTTGCAGCACAACTTAGTCATCAGGCTCGGTTTTCATACTGTTTTTCTAGTTTAGCATGTTTTTCAAATTCCgacaaccaacaaatcaaattggtgtggcctaactgcaGTGTGCTGATTTGCAGATCTTTAATAGATCAACGTGTTGTATTGGTTCGGCCAACTACTCTCACTTGGTAGCAAGGTGCTTATCTTTATTATCTATAAGTGGAAGGGAGGAGATTTGAACATAACATTCAGTGCCATAGACAGGGACAATGGGAAGAAAATAAAGAAGCCCAGTTCTCACCTGTGCCCTCGATCCTGCAGGTGAACCCTGCGCCCTCGCCCTCGCGGGTCTCGGTTCCCTGGATGGGCTCCACGATGTGGGGCGGTCGCACCTCCTCCTCCATGGCCTCCTCGGCACCGTGCTCTGTTGGACATGCAGAAGGGCTCGGGTTGGATTGGATTTAGCCTAATGCTTAACTAGATAACTATCATATAACCCATATGCTGGGTATGACCTCCCTATGCTTACGGGGTAAACCACCATTGTGTGTGTCTTCCCTACTGTTGGACATGCACAAGGACTCGGGGTTGTATTGGATTTAGCCTAATGCTTACCGAGATAACTATCATATAACCTCTGCATTGGACATGCAGAAGGGCTCGGGTTGGATATAATCTACTGCTTATCTAGATAACTATCATATAACCTCTGCATTGGACATGCAGAAGTGTTTGGGTTGGCTTTGGTATAGTCTAATGCGTACCTAAATAACTATCATATAACCTTTAATCTAGATGATGTACAGTAGATAATACTAGAGGCTAAACGATGTGTACGCTCCAACTTGTTAAGagtatgaattatgatgatgatgatataaccTCTACATTGTGTGTGTCTGAGGCACTTTCCTGTCAGTGCGTGTGCTCTGTTAGATAGGCAAAGCTCAGCTCGGGGTTGGCTTTTTGATAATCTACTGCTTACCTAGATAACTATCATATAACCTATACATTGTGTGTGTCCTCTTGGACGAGGTTGGGATTAGCTTTGATATAGTCTAGTGCTTACCTAGATAACCTCTGCATTGTGTAGATTTTGATGGCTTAAGGCACTTTCATCACAGTATGTGTGCTCTGGTGGACTGGCAGGGCACAATATCAAGTGTTTGGAGTTGCCTTTGATATGTCCTATTTCTTACTGATAGAATCCCTATGTGAGTGTATACATGGCGTTTTTTAGAGAAAGGGTATTTCCCAACCACTGTTTTGTATTAAGCAGCTGTATCTGTGAATAGCGTGATGTTTATGTTCGTTGTTTCTTATTAGGGAGCCATGTGTATACTTGTGCTTTTAAAATTTGGAAATGGATGGCTATAAATGCAGTATTTCTGggatttgaaattttcaaaaacctGACTGGTCTATGTTTCAAAGTATTCCCCACTGCTTTGAAGTCTTCATCTACACTTACAAACCGCCAGCTTATTCTTTGCAAACTTGGCTTTAGCAGAAAGACCAGCAACgtttatgataatgatgatcatGAAAAGGGAATAGAGAACTTAAAGGAAACAGAATGGAAGAGCTTGATTACAACTACCTAGGGGTTACATGGACAACCTAAGGCTGCCCAATGCATTCCACATTTTTCACTTGAAGCGCTCTGTTGATCATATTGATAAAAGGGCTTCACCTTGTTTGATATAAGTGCCAAATGATGCTGCATTAGTTCGAATTAAGTGTTTGAGTCATGAAAATATCATGACACTTATAGAAATACATCCTGTACAGTGTTTTGATCAGAATCTTGGCACAAACCAAAAACTGATTTAGGAATCTTCTGATCCTAATAACTTTACAAAGCATGGTAGCTACTGGGCCACCTTTAAGAAACTTGATGTAACTGTGACCTTAGCCTCTGTGAGTATCTATAACGTTACCACATACAATAAATGATGtagcatatatacatgtatgtagttgtaAGGCATTAGTAAGAGAAGAGTATGACCCTAAGCCTATCTGTTTAAGGAAGGCATGAGGGAGCATGAAATGCCAGGACAGAACTTTCCAACCCACACAACATTTATTGATGAAAGCCATAGAGTTACAGTGAAGAGAGAGCCATTTTGGCGAGAAAGGAAAAATTGACAGAGTCAGGTTTTCTGACAGAAATGGCAGTGGAGAGTAGAAGTGGTTTTGAGCAGAAAACATGGCTCAGAAGAAAGTGTA belongs to Branchiostoma lanceolatum isolate klBraLanc5 chromosome 15, klBraLanc5.hap2, whole genome shotgun sequence and includes:
- the LOC136420718 gene encoding obscurin-like, translating into MAAAPGPKITETVDGPTAAPSFTQTLQGQTAVLGERAKFEAFVNVSPDTKVIWLHNGVQIKADNRHLIQLDRKTGRCVLIITKLEISDSGDYALQVLNALGEAACTAQLLFQEKQIKRQTVEGDGPNFTKMLSGQVVEEGSTARMEVGVGGFPEPTVTWLFNGVEIKADQRRKIIADAKQHIYALILEKVQPSDQGNYTCKAMNKFGEGGCTGQLFVQPPGQKVKLVQGEAPNFLKMLESKAAEEGSAARLEIVVSGNPEPKVFWYHNGKEIRPDQKRQLQYDQARHLHALVIPKVQSEDDGEYTVKVRNDFGEAACTSSLHVYAPGQQVQLVHGESPNFAQMLESQAVEEGEVAKLEIVTSGSPEPSVTWLFGGVELQGDARRQITMDSRSHLLVIQNVQESDSGEYTARVQNDFGIAACTAQILVYPRGQKVTIVQEGVQNVTGAGQTVQVAQGSAGQAVQVVQGKAGMEGLSQSIISAGQRVQAAAGGDQTVQVIRGQTVHSGQGSMLDGGQVTMVQGGQVTMVQGGQGAMVEGDAANFAQMLESQAVEEGEVAKLQIVTSGTPEPTVTWLFGGVELQGDTRRQISADSATRSHLLVIQNVQESDSGEYTARVENDFGIAECTAQILVYPRGQKVTIVQEGVQNVTGSGQTVQVAQGKPGMEGLSQSIISAGQRVQAARGMQQNTGQGMVVQGGGQGTMLIQGGGQGTTVQGGQVTMVQGGQEMMVQGDQGMTVIQGTSQQIVETGTMKGEPPNFGKMPDSQAIEEGGTAKFETIVTGSPEPVVAWLHNGQELKPDGRRQISVDSANHHHVLVIQNLTKADAGKYTARVGNQFGEAACTAELHVVAPGQKVKMVKGESPNFASMLESQAVEDGSTARFEVVVSGNPEPTVIWQYNGQELEQDQRREVICNKAKGQHVLLIESVQQSDSGDYTARVRNDFGEAACTAQLLVYPPGQKVKLVTGESPNFAKFPSSAAVAEGDPARFDAVVTGSPPPNVTWLHMGTEIKSDQRRKVVFDQSKNTASIVITQVQPSDGGDYTCQLNNDYGQAACTAQLLVKASHITEKEDNGAAPEILRPCRNILTMEGHTVYFQCKVAGIPLPKVTWYKDDVEVKECGNVTFEESCVDDRTVLVTMVIMNVRLGDHGCYTCHAVNASGETVCQAYLDVQGAKR
- the LOC136420724 gene encoding telokin-like — its product is MEEEVRPPHIVEPIQGTETREGEGAGFTCRIEGTEVDVTWYRNDSPIKPSKYFQLMSEGEYHVLNISEAFPEDAGTYKVVAVNPAGEDQCAADLQVESKSHSPVNT